Proteins from one Peromyscus eremicus chromosome 8a, PerEre_H2_v1, whole genome shotgun sequence genomic window:
- the Neurl1b gene encoding E3 ubiquitin-protein ligase NEURL1B, with protein sequence MGHTWYRTVPQSTFADTLTPLRLGQARLSACPPPGSHDTANFDNNELENNQVVAKLGHLALGRPDAAVPCVARERARPASSPALLDAELRFHATRGPDVSLSADRRLACAPRPDGGRTLVFSERPLRPGESLCVEVGRPGLAAPAAVAFGITSCDPGALRPSELPADPAALLDRKEYWVVARAGPVPSGGDALSFTLRPGGDVLLAVNGRPRGRLLCVDTSQALWAFFAVRGGAAGQLRLLGTLQSSPETTTPSGSFSGSQDDSDSDVTFGVNQSSSASESSLVTAPSSPLSPPVSPAFSAPEAAGSRNGECTVCFDSEVDTVIYTCGHMCLCHSCGLRLRRQARACCPICRRPIKDVIKIYRP encoded by the exons ATGGGACATACCTGGtacagaacagt TCCTC AAAGCACCTTTGCGGACACACTGACACCCCTGCGCCTGGGCCAGGCCCGCCTCAGCGCCTGCCCCCCTCCCGGCAGCCACGACACCGCCAACTTCGACAACAATGAGCTGGAGAACAACCAGGTGGTGGCCAAGCTGGGTCACCTGGCTCTCGGCCGTCCGGACGCCGCCGTCCCGTGCGTGGCCCGCGAACGCGCTCGGCCCGCGTCGTCACCCGCGCTGCTGGACGCCGAGCTGCGCTTCCACGCCACGCGCGGCCCCGACGTGAGCCTGTCTGCCGATCGCAGGCTGGCCTGCGCGCCCCGACCCGACGGCGGCCGCACCCTGGTGTTCTCCGAGCGGCCACTGCGGCCGGGCGAGAGCCTGTGCGTGGAAGTGGGCCGGCCGGGGCTGGCGGCACCCGCGGCCGTGGCCTTCGGCATCACGTCGTGCGATCCCGGCGCGCTGCGGCCATCCGAGCTGCCCGCCGACCCCGCTGCGCTGCTGGACCGCAAGGAATACTGGGTGGTGGCGCGCGCCGGTCCGGTCCCCAGCGGCGGCGACGCGCTCAGCTTCACCCTGCGGCCGGGCGGCGACGTACTGCTGGCGGTGAACGGGCGCCCGCGGGGACGCCTGCTGTGCGTGGACACCTCGCAGGCGCTCTGGGCCTTCTTCGCGGTGCGCGGCGGAGCGGCGGGCCAGCTGCGTCTTCTGG GTACCCTGCAGTCCAGTCCTGAGACCACAACTCCATCGGGGTCCTTCAGCGGCTCCCAGGATGACAGTGATTCAGACGTGACCTTCGGTGTCAACCAGTCTTCCTCCGCATCAGAGTCATCTCTGG TGACAGCCCCCAGCTCCCCGCTGAGCCCCCCAGTGTCCCCAGCCTTCTCTGCACCtgaagcagcaggcagcaggaatggAGAGTGTACGGTGTGCTTCGACAGCGAGGTGGACACGGTCATCTATACGTGTGGACACATGTGCCTCTGCCACAGCTGCGGCCTGCGGCTCCGAAGGCAGGCACGGGCCTGCTGTCCCATCTGCCGGCGGCCCATCAAGGATGTCATCAAGATCTACAGGCCATAG